ataaaaatgtaattagatGTGTCAAGAATgggtaaaaaaatgaaaatgaagcaGGTCAGTTCTCTATATTAACATAGAGAAGGAAGAAATATATTAGGACCTGCAGCGCTTTTCAATAGATTCATAAGGTTGTGCCCCTGGTCATCTGGGCTCCAAAGAACAGTGACTAACAGCTCGCAGATGAAACGTCTATTGTCCGGGTTTATTATCTCATGCCGGATGTTGAGGCTTGCTAATGTTTCCTTGCTGCAGTCGGCCTATAAATAGCTGACATTGAATGATTtggaaataacatttttatgAACATCTGGAAGCCAAGTGCCCGATGCATATGAGCTGTGCATGACTTTTTGTGAGCCTTTTCATCACATATGACAAAAGCTTCTTGCTACCTGTATTGTGTTTGGGAATATTTAAACCAAACAGGTCCAACCCTTACTTTTTAAGGGACACCAAACAGCTGCTAATGGGCACAATGTTTAAATGTAGAACACTGCAATGTATTTAGTCAGTGAATATCATTGTAACTTATACATCCAATAGGAGAATGTAGGGAAATGCCATGTAAACCCTGATCAGGGTCTAAGGAGATAGGGGGGAGGGGGACTTGTGAATGTTAATGCTGTGACTTGTGTAAAATGACATTATCTAGCAGCACGATTTGTTGACAAGTTTTAGAACAATGGACTTCTGGGTTTTCCTGAATGTTTGCCATTGTGTACAACTGAAGTGTCTGCTTAATACACCGGCTACAAATCAGTGACAATACAGCCTCGATCTACAACACAAACTGTCGTAATACACAAACATTTAGCAAATGTATGGCTGATATAATTAGTCATATAAATATTACCATTAGATTCAGCACAAAGAAGGCAGACAAAACCGTGAAATACGTTAATCGAAATTGAcaattttcaaatgcaattgaTGTAATAGtctgcattaaaaaatacaaaagtaaaacaaaactgattATTGAATGTGTCATACAAACAGCGTCTTGTTTCTATCCCAGTAAAACGCTGCATTTGGACATAAATTCTTGCTCAAATGAGACGATTATTTTTCGTGCAATAAAATAGAAGGCAAAGTTTCTGTAGCCTATAGGTCCTTGTTTAGGAAAAAGACGATGCTCTAGCGGACTGGTGTAAATGGGCCGATgactgaactaaataaatcaatgacttcatcattcatgacattatCATTCTGTCAACACGGGGAAAACAAATCCTTAAATCACCCTGACCTCGCTGAACAGAAACTAAAGCTAAAGTCCACTCACCTGcaatgcttttaattttttttccttttttgttcttTGAGTGAAAGATTGcgtttatatataattaaatgagCTGAGAATTTAAAATACGCAACAGTTTCGACGTAGCAGTTTTATCCTGTGACTTTGCGGTTAAATAGTCAAGTCCTCCTTCATATGCGTTTCTCCAACACTCCCAATATCACATTGAACAAGTGAATTAAAATACACGATGATTCCAGTAACGCCAGAAGAAATATCGTGCTGCACCTCCCTGTTCATTCACAATGCAGCCATCTGTTTACGGAAGTGATGTCAGCAGAGCCACATGGGAACTGTAGTTCTCTAGCCCTTCGCCCGGGTCCACTAGCGCACCCTGTGCTTTCAAAAGGACTACAACTACCAGACGCCCGCTCGGCTCAAGCCAGACCGTTGCCTAGAATGGTTGCATCAACAGGGTTGGCAGGGTTCGTGTTTTTTTGCTACGcagtaacaaaataaactgtagttttatttttctgtaggcTACATTAAGTGAAATAATTATTCCCTTGCATGAGATTAAAGGCTAGGAAACCTATGCAGTATTAAACACGTAAGgttcataaaatgtataattatatataggctatatacaaatatattaagaATAATGAACAGTTTTCCATTAATCCAGCGACACCAGGCGGCAAATCGCATGTAGCATTTAAAACCAATTGCAAACTGCATAGAAATGCCTAGTGGTTtactttttgtattcattagttTATATGCTTTAAAAAGCAGTTTAATTGTGATGTGCCAGCGAAAACTTTTCCAACGTggcagttaaaataaaaataattgtacatcTTTGTGGACATGTATCAGTCAGCTCCTCAGTTCTCCAATGCACTACAGTAGGAAGTAGGAAATGTGGAACTTTTGACCTTTGTAATGATCTGGAGACATGCAGTGGTCACCTCCAGGGTGAGTGTGGACATTTGGTCTCCAaccccatttaaaaaaaaaggaactagGGAAATGAGTTTAACAAATCTAAAATGAACGTCTTCCTTTAGTTTTACAGACCAACATTGATGAGGCCCTAATGATAATGACTAAGTGTAAAAGTAatgacatttcaaaatatacatcaacttaaaagataataaaaagcatttaataATTCACCTTTACACATGTACATACAGTAAATACAAGacatttatacaattttacaacatatacaGTAGTTTTATAGTTACACATAGATATTAGATGTTCggtttccaaaatattgtataaaaatGTCAGGGTGGCTCTTATAGAACTGGCCAAGCAagcgtttcttttcttttgtagaaAGCTTTGGGTTCTCGTGGATTGTCCTGAGCAAGGCCCACAGCTCCTCTTTTGTGGTTTTCTTTGCACTTTCGGAGTAGTCCTGGCTAGATACCCTCTGACAGAAAGTGGAGCCTAGGAAAAGGCAGGGTAAAGTGATTCAATTAGATTCAAGTGCCATCATTAAAGTTTGTTGATTTTATACACATTTGCTTAGAAGTATTTTAACTGCACTCCGCATAAATCCCTCCATAACTCTCCTCTTCAGGCTTAAGCACAATGCAGAACTGAACATCTCATTTTATATCCCATCATGTGTTGGGTTTACGATAAATACCTGCAGCCAAGTCGGGGTCATTCCCACGTATAATGTACGCCAACTTATCACTGACAAGTTTATGCAAAGATCCTGGGatctacaaaaataaacaataaatcaatTGTAAGGATTGATTTGGCATTACAATCTCCATATGGGCATTTGTTCAACAAAAATCAAGGTAAGCAATTAAAACTAAGGGCTGTTGATTAACTGAAGTAGTACTGTAGTTCATTACAATAAATGGCACTCATATTTAAATCCATCTCCAGCAGAAGTGGGAAGTTGCTTGGTTTCCATTTGTACTATGGTTCTACCAACACGGCAAACATTCTAGATAGGAGCATTAGAAGAATGTCCTTTGAATTCCCTTTCAAGTTCAAGCACACTGTTTACCTTCACGTATATGCAGCTACCAATTTAAACAAGCTGTTTAAACAGTCATGCTTTGCAAGCGATTTCCCCCCCCCATAGATATTAGCCACAAGCTGGAACAGGGAATACCTTGAACACATCTTTTTGGTTGTCAAGTAGAAAAAGCACAAGAAGATCCACCTTTCCTTTTGCTAGATTCTTACTGAGGACAATCGCTTTGCTGAACGACCTTTTAACAGCCATTCTGTTCTCGATCTGGGGAAGGAAAGAAAAGTCAGTTTAGTTCAATTACTGAGAGATTGAACTCTTCCGATACTTATTTAAGAGAAGGGGGAAAAGGGTGACAATCCACAAGAACATAGTATAAAATAACTTCAGCCCAAAATGTTATAATTTTCCTCAGATAATTTAGAATCCCCACCTTAAAATTCTACATTTGCAATATACAGGAAGTGAATGGCCATCTGCCCAAGCATTTTCAACTTTAACACTGCTCTCCAGTAATGTAGTTCTGTAAACATTTTTGCTAGGCAATTTCACCCTAAATTGTTCCACTATCTGTAAGAATGGCAACAATAGCACATTATACGTCCCTGTAGCAGGACAGTCTGGCAATTTTAGACCCAGACAAGTTATGCAGACTAGGCCTGGTGTATGGTCTGCCCACACACTTGTACCTCTTTGTGCAGTTTGACTTCACCAGACTTTGCAGCTGCCGCCatgaagcacagcagcctgcGCAACTCCTCTCTGCTCCGGGAGTCCagcagcttcaagcacagctgtAGCGCTTCCAGGGCCTGTTCCAGCTTCCCATTCACTGAAGACACAGGACAATTCATTCCAGCGGTGCACAAAGATCATGTGTACAATTTCCATTTCTGCACGGCGGACAGAGGGGCTTGGGTGGATGTCTGTAAATATCCTGCTAACTCGCCATGAGAATTGAATTACTGTTGGCCTTGTCCATACACGCAATTTTCCATGCTGAAGTCTGGACAGAGCACATTTTATGAGCACGACCTAGACACAGCATCTCTCAGCAAATTGGGCCAGCGAAGGACAGCAGCCACAACAATAACCAACAGGCTACCATACACAAAAAAATTTCAATAGACTTTAAACCTCACCGGTCAACTAAACGTACATCATTTATATCACAATTTAAgatgggggggaaaaagtaaGAACACTTTTTGGATCCAAGGCATGCCAGTATTGGAGTAATAACTGTCCTTAAGATTAATAAGAATTATGtataaaagtacaaaaatatgCACATCTTCCTTAACACCTAGATGCATGCAACCAGAGATCATGTCTCAGGCCAGGGCAGAAGACTAATGCTTACCAAGGAGCTCAGCAATTCCAGTGTGTATATCGAACAAATGGTTGGTGAGGAGAGGCTCCCGGTTTTGGCTGTAGTGTTTGACAATCGTGTCGTACAGCAGCCTCTTGCACTGCTGTGACTCATCGGAGCATTTGGGCAGACTCCGGCTCACTTCCACAACCATCTGGTCCGGCAGGAACTCCAGACAGTCCACGGCTGCAGACAGCCAGGCATCAGCCCTGGGACAGGCAGAGCACGACACATTCACAAACTTCAAAAGGAAACCACACTTTCAATTTCAGCACATCAGTCCTTCATAAACCTGCACGCATGAGGGTACATTTGAATGGCTTACATACAGTGTCTGGCTGCAGTAAGCGTGCTTATTCACAGATTATCCTCTTGGCAGAGAATGTTACATTCGCCTGCTTACTTTTATGGTAATTGTATTTATCTACACAGAAGTGGATATGGGGCAATGAAAATAGGAGCTGGGAAAGATAAGGTCAGACAGCAAGCACACTTCCCGACATCTGATCTACGTACTGAGAGTCACCGAAGGCCTTGAGGATCTCTCGGTCCAGGTAGTTGCTGGTTAGGAGCAGATCAGGGTCGCTGTCAACACTCCTCAGTGGTGGCTCAGCTTCTCTCCCCTCCAGCAAGGTATCAAGCAAGGGGAGCTCGACCAGCTGTAGCAGGCGCAGGACAGTTTGCTCATGCCACACTTCATTAACAACTGGAAAGCGGGCATAGTGGGGGTGTAGATGTTACAGCAAAACAATTCACATAAGTACACTTGAGATCTCAAATCAGTGTATGAAATGCACTTCCAGGAATCAAAGGTAAAtatcataaaactcactttatTTTTAACCCTTTAACGGTGACCACTTGGAATTAATACAAAACAGCTTCACGACAGCTTGCCACATCAAAATAACCTTTTCAAAATTCCCCAAAGTCAATATAACAGCACCCTAAGGCACTTTCAGCTCCGTTTCAGCAAATGTGCAAAATTACAGCTAGATATCCATAGGTAACCAAGTGCATTATTCTTCTTCATTTAAAAGTTCAAAGATTTAAAGCCCAATAATGACTTTCAAGGTTCGTTGAACAGGTAACCAGGTTTCAGGTTTTAAAGTAACCATTCCAGTTTTCTTGTTGTTAGGTTCTGCACGGGTATGCAGATTGCACTCCATGCAAAATATGATGTGCATTTTCCACAAGGCATTAGGACACATTTAGTCTtcgatttattaaaatgcagtttttgCTCTTCAGGATAACGACAAAGTAAGTTTACCACACTTAATGCAACAAAGGCATAACACTTACGGTTCTCGGGCAATCCTGGATTTACTTTCAGTTGAGATGCATTTGTAGGATTCAGATTTAAGTTATCCAAAAGATCTTCTAAAGACTGGTCTGTTTTGCCAGGGGTGGCAGAGGAATACTCAATTTCTTCTTGTCTGTACAGAtgtaaaaaacatttattcacaTCAGGGTGTTTGGTCTTAAGTTCCAAAAATGTACTGAAGCAACAAAATAAGTCaaatttgtatacatttcatattctaggCGTTGACAGAAATTCCCATTTACACTGCCAAGCCCTAGCTGTACTGGAAATTGAACCCTCTGTGAAAATGAGCATTCAACATCTCTTCATCTTAACAGAGCACAGAGTAATTTGTCCAGTGTGATTTGTAAAGAATAATTGTGGATATTCAAGGCCCCAATGGTCTTTTATATAACAAACAAAGGGTCTATGTCTATTAGAACAATGTCAATATTACATCTATCCACTAAAGGCAGGGTAAACCTTGATCTATATTAAAAGGCCCAGAAAAATGTTTGCTTGCCAGTGACATTCAATTCCAGCCCTGCAACGGCACTGAAAAGGTATCAGGTATAGCCAGGATACAGAATTATCAGAACAAACAATTCTATCACAAGGGTTTATAATTAAGTTCGGGGTGGGAAGTGTAAGTCTGCTACAGATACAATTTCTGTCTAGTGAAAAATTCAAGACTTGGGTACCAGCAACTTCTGAGGTgggacaagaaaataaaatagcatACCTTCTGCAAGTCCTACTGTATACAGTTCGTTGATAACTTGGGGAAGCACTTCCATTATCAAGATTGTTTGCCGTTGGGGGTGACGCATTCAGGAACCTATACAAGCTGCAACTGCTGTCCTCAAACGCCGCCCGCTTCTTCTCTTTGCCAAACACCTTGGTGCCAACCGCTTCAAACACCTTATATTCCATGAGGGCTTGACAGACGCGCACCACTTTGGCCCTGGGAATGTCTGCGTCGCCGAAGAACTTGTTCTGTATGACGTGAGCCAAGATGACGTCCACGGCTTCGGAGCCGACGAAGCAGTCATTGTGGTATTTCAGGTTGTGCCGTCGCCTTTTCACCTCCACTTGCGTCTCGAGGTGGTTGATGATGCTGCTCCAAATAAACGTGGCTCTGAATGGCTTATGTGCCATGCTGTGCTCTGCtgtggaaaaaaggaaaaggactgAGTGAAGGAGAAGCCATGTTTAAAACTTTGGCCTGTTTTCAGCATGCTGAAAGTGAAACGAAGCAATGAATAAAATGTCCTATACCAATAGTGTTCACATTTAAAGCATTATACTTTAGGAGCTAATCATTTTCAAAAGGCAATCTTCTCCACAGGCAGTCCAACACAATGATTAAATTGTGTGGATATCTCTCAGGCTTCATCTGGGTATTCAACGGGGTGGGCTGCATCCCACATCAGAAACGCTCACAGCACATGCAGATATAATTACCCAGACCCACCCTCCTCATCAATGGGTGGCTTGAATTCAAGTTTACAATTGTTGGCCGGCTCATGAAAGAACTAACTTCTGTTAGCCACTAAAAACAAAAGTTGAAGGCTGTGCATCTCTCAATGCGGAAGAGGTATCCACCCGTCATTTGGGGAGGAAATCTTGTTTACCATTCGCATAATGTAATCCTTACAGTCTGGAAAACAAATGCTTGCACAAACTCTTTAGACAATGCGAGAAGACTTCAAGTTTAAGAGAATTAAAATATCACCTCCCTTGCTCCAGTAACACCAGCCAGAAGGAAGAAAATCTATATTAAGGTTTTTCCTTAATTGATTGATACCAGAAAACATTTGGGTTCTAAAATAAGATTTAAATACACTGGGAAATTACACTATACAGAAGTCCAAACTCCAGCTGCACTTTGCAAGCATTTGATGTGGTGCATTACATTACTCGACTTGAGTACACAAGGCATTGGATCCCTTTAAAACCCAAAAGGAGCACAATAAACTGATAAGTATGCAAAACTAAACTGGGCTAAAGTTCAATACCATTGCTGTACTGAATCTTCTTGGCATTTGGAGCCCAGGTACAGAAGAGTCCGTTACTGGCTGAAGGTTAGCATCAGGTCTGAGTGCTGTAGAATCACTTTTGTATTGCCACAAAATCAGACTGAGAAGTTAGCctttttcaaagtaaaaaaaaaaaaaaaaaagaaaaaaaagtagccTAACAGGTCAGTGTAGTTCAGTGAACGTTTCACTCGGCACGCAAACTTGTTGCGTTTATGCAAAACTAACCAGGTTACTTGACTAATCAGCCAAGTATTTGAAATGTCCACAATGCATTTAAGAATaagtgggagagagaggagaacacAATCCTATATAACATTATCCTGACAGAGACCATTATTCAGTAGactaaattatgtttaattttGAATATACAAGTTTGACATTTAGTCAGTGCACTGCAAATGTATAAAAGTGAACATTATCGAAACAGAAGATGGCataatgttaatatttaaaagCCCCCTAAAACAGTGAGGTGCGATTATCTATTTCATGTGTTAATAAGCCACATGAACAACAATTAGAGGGGGAAGGGGGGAGTATGTGGGGGTTTAAAAAGACAGCCCCACCCTGTCCAGACAGTAACTGGGAGACAGATGGAATCACAATCTGGGAGCTGAAAATCCACACTCTAATCTGGACTTTAACAGCCTGGACAGTGACTGGTTTTACggaccttgattagcactagcCTGGGACTACTCTACACAAAATACCTTTGGGTAGTTTGGCACAGTGGAGCCAGCCCTAGGTCTTACATttattaactacattacatCAACACAAAATGACTCCTCAGGGAATGGAAGGTCTTCCCAGCGTCTTGTTTTTGTTCACAGAATGCAGTATGCACCATCTACAGAATAGTCTCCACAGAGATGGATCTGACATGATCCGAGCCACTAGGGTAAAGGTCTACCCGGGCAGCATGTACTGTGTTGGCACAACAAGAGTAAATAATCACTAAGGGAACAGTTTCAAAACGGTCTCAATCCCCACGCTGACGCAGCACTCACTGGTAGTCACCTTGCCAGCTGCATTTTGGAGAATAAAATATGAAGTTGTGATGGCAGACATGACCACAAACCCCAGTTTAGCAGGGTGGGGTA
The genomic region above belongs to Amia ocellicauda isolate fAmiCal2 chromosome 4, fAmiCal2.hap1, whole genome shotgun sequence and contains:
- the depdc7a gene encoding DEP domain-containing protein 7 isoform X1 encodes the protein MATVRERAAALNLCGTLYSPMHRPPAEHSMAHKPFRATFIWSSIINHLETQVEVKRRRHNLKYHNDCFVGSEAVDVILAHVIQNKFFGDADIPRAKVVRVCQALMEYKVFEAVGTKVFGKEKKRAAFEDSSCSLYRFLNASPPTANNLDNGSASPSYQRTVYSRTCRRQEEIEYSSATPGKTDQSLEDLLDNLNLNPTNASQLKVNPGLPENLVNEVWHEQTVLRLLQLVELPLLDTLLEGREAEPPLRSVDSDPDLLLTSNYLDREILKAFGDSQADAWLSAAVDCLEFLPDQMVVEVSRSLPKCSDESQQCKRLLYDTIVKHYSQNREPLLTNHLFDIHTGIAELLVNGKLEQALEALQLCLKLLDSRSREELRRLLCFMAAAAKSGEVKLHKEIENRMAVKRSFSKAIVLSKNLAKGKVDLLVLFLLDNQKDVFKIPGSLHKLVSDKLAYIIRGNDPDLAAGSTFCQRVSSQDYSESAKKTTKEELWALLRTIHENPKLSTKEKKRLLGQFYKSHPDIFIQYFGNRTSNIYV
- the depdc7a gene encoding DEP domain-containing protein 7 isoform X2 — protein: MATVRERAAALNLCGTLYSPMHRPPEHSMAHKPFRATFIWSSIINHLETQVEVKRRRHNLKYHNDCFVGSEAVDVILAHVIQNKFFGDADIPRAKVVRVCQALMEYKVFEAVGTKVFGKEKKRAAFEDSSCSLYRFLNASPPTANNLDNGSASPSYQRTVYSRTCRRQEEIEYSSATPGKTDQSLEDLLDNLNLNPTNASQLKVNPGLPENLVNEVWHEQTVLRLLQLVELPLLDTLLEGREAEPPLRSVDSDPDLLLTSNYLDREILKAFGDSQADAWLSAAVDCLEFLPDQMVVEVSRSLPKCSDESQQCKRLLYDTIVKHYSQNREPLLTNHLFDIHTGIAELLVNGKLEQALEALQLCLKLLDSRSREELRRLLCFMAAAAKSGEVKLHKEIENRMAVKRSFSKAIVLSKNLAKGKVDLLVLFLLDNQKDVFKIPGSLHKLVSDKLAYIIRGNDPDLAAGSTFCQRVSSQDYSESAKKTTKEELWALLRTIHENPKLSTKEKKRLLGQFYKSHPDIFIQYFGNRTSNIYV